A region of the Paracoccaceae bacterium genome:
ATGCGGCGGCGATGTGGCGGCAGGTCTGTCCCCGCCGCGGTGTCCAGAAGCACCACGTCATCGGCGGCAATCAGGCCCCGGTCGGGGCGCAGAAGCCCAGCCACCGCATTGATGACAGAGGTCTTGCCCGAGCCGGAACGCCCGAACAGCACGGTTGCCCCGGCGGGCGCCTCGAAAGCCACATCCAGCGCAAAGCCCGCAAAGCGATGCTGAAGCGTGACCCGCAGCGTCATGTGCCGGAAATCCTGCGCGCGACGGCCCGTCCGACCCATTCCGACAGCAGAAGCGCCGCCATGGCGATGATGATGGCGATCCAGACCAGCCGCGCTGCGTTTCCCTCACCCCCCGGCACCTGCAGGAACGCATAGATTGCCGAAGGCAGGGTCTGTGTCTGGCCGGGGATGTTGGACACGAAGGTGATCGTCGCGCCGAATTCTCCCATCGCCTTGGCAAAGGCCAGGATCGCCCCCGCGACGATCCCGGGCAGGATCAGCGGCAGCGTCACCGTGGCAAAGACCCAGGGCCGGGACGCGCCCAGCGTGCCCGCCGCCAGTTCCAGCTTCGGGTCCACCGCCTCGATCGCCAGCCGCATCGCCCGCACCATCAGCGGAAAGGCCATCACCCCGGCTGCCAGCGCCGCACCGGTCCAGCGGAAGGCAAGGACGATGCCGAACCACTGGTCCAGATACTGGCCCACGGTGCCCCGGCGCCCGAAGGTCATCAGCAGCAGATAGCCCGTCACCACCGGCGGCAGGATCAGCGGCAGATGCACGATGCCGTTCAGCACCTGCTTGCCCCAGAAGTTCCACCGCGCCAGCGCATAGGCGACAAGAAGACCCAGCGGCAGGCTGACCACCGTCGCCCAGAACGACACGCGCAGCGAAAGCGCCACGGCGCGCCATTCTTCGGGGGAAAGCCAGTCCGTCATTCAGCCTCGGAAAGATGTCGGTCCGACCGGATCAGTCGAGGATCGCAAAGCCCTGCCCGGCGAACCTGGCATCGCCCATATCAGACATCAGGGCCTCGTAGAACGCCCTGTCCGCCGCATCCGCCGCGCCGGTCAGCAGCGCGCCGGGATAGACGATGGGCGGGTGGCTTCCGGCGGGGAAGGTGGCTACCACGGTCACGTTGTCATCGGCCACGGCATCCGTGGCATAGACGATGCCGAACGGCGCCTCACCGGCCGACACCAGCGTCAGCGCCGCGCGCACGTTCTCCGACTGCGCGACCTTCGGTTCCACGGCACCCCAGATGCCGAGGGACTCCAGCGCGGCCTTGCCGTACTGGCCCGCCGGCACGGCGTCCACCATCGCCATCGACAGCTTGCCGTCCCCCAGAAGCCCGGCCAGGTCAAAGCCCGGCCCGATCCCGACCGGGGTCGCATCCTTGCCGTGGGCAACCAGTACCAGCGTGTTGCCGAACATGTCCCTGCGGGTGCCATCCATGACCAGCCCGGCCTTCTCGACCTCGTCCATCCAGTTGACGGCGGCCGAGACGAAGATGTCGGCCGGGGCGCCCGCGATGATCTGCCGGGCCAGCGCATTCGATCCGCCATAGCTGATCACCACGGAATGCCCCGTGGCCGCCTGGAAATCCGCCGCCACGGCATCCAGCGCGGTCTTCATGGACGCGGCGGCGAACACCACCACCTCGTCGGCGACGGCCGGAGCGGCAAGCGACAGGGCAATCGCGGCGCCAAGGGGGACGCAGTGGGACATGATTCCTCCACCCGATATGGTTCAGGAAACATATCACGCAGGGGAAAAGGCGAGGCAAGCGTTATTTTCCTGCGGGAATATCCGCCTTGGCCGCCGGGCGCAGCATCGCCTCCAGCGTGTCGATCTCGGCCGCGGCGGCCGCCATCGCCTGCGCGACCACCCGATGATACAGCCGCAGCACCTCGGCTCCTGCAACGGTCAGCCGCGCCCCGCCTCCGCCGGGTCCGCCGCGGGAACTGCTGACCAGCGGTTCGCGGAACGCCGCGTTCATCTCCTCGACCAGCATCCAGGCCCGCTTGTAGCTCATCTCCATCTGCCGCCCCGCCGCCGAGATCGAGCCTGTATCCCGGATCCGCTCCAGCAGTTCCGCCTTGCCCGGGCCCAGCATCGCATCGTTGAACATGATGCGCAGCTTCAGATGGGTCATGGCCGGACTCCCTTCGACAGCTTCCGTCCGGCGCAAGACCCCGCCGGCCCTGCCCAAGGACAGCCCGCCCCCCGCCAAAGGTCAAGACCGGCGCCGCGCGCCCCTTTTCCGGTCCGGACGCCCCGCTGCGCCCGATGCTGTTTCCACGACAGGGGTTTCATGGGAAAGGAGGATGTCAGGCGTCTTGTGACTCGGGCGCCCACGGGCAACAGTCCCGAAGGGCCCGCTTCGGATGTGGATGGTTCATGCTTGTCAGACACATGTCTCGGACTCCGCAATCCGCCCGTTCGGGGGGCGCGTTTCCGTCCCGGCCGCGCCCGGGCCGCAGACCCGGAATCGCCTGATGCCGGAACCGCACCCCCCCGAGGAACGGGCCGGCTGGAACTCGTCGCTTCGGGTCCTGCTGGCCACGACCACAGTCGCGCTGATCCTCGTCGTCTCGACGGCACTGGTCAGCCTTGGCTTCATGCGCGCCCGCGACGTGGCAATCGCCGATGCCGAAACCAGCATGCGGGTCTTTTCGGCGCGCCTCGTCGCGCGGTTCGAGGGGGCGGCGGAACCCACCGTCGCCGCGCTTGGCCTGATCACCTCGGTGCCCAACGCCTTCCTGTCGCCCCCGCCTGCCCGGACGGCCGACAAGTCGCGCATGCTGCGCGGCATCATGGATCGCGCGCCCTACCTGGAGGGCGTCTATGCCGGTTATCCCGACGGTTCGTTCTTTCATGTCGTCAACCTGCGCGGGCAGGGGTGGCGCGCGGCGCTTGCCGCACCCGAGGCCGCGACTTTCGCAATCCGCAGCATCCAGGTCACGGGCGGCGCACCGGTCGAATCCGTGACGTTCCATGACGCATCCGGGGCGACGATCGGCCGGACAGGTCCGGCAGAGGTCGATTTCGATCCGCGGACCCGGCCCTGGTATCAGGCGGCCGCCACCGTCGAGTCCGCCGTGACCACCGGGCCCTACCGGATGGCCACCACCGACAGGATCGGAATGACCGTCGCGCGCCGCCACAGCGCCGGCACCGGTGTCGTGATCGGCGCCGACATCATCCTCGACACCATCGTCGACTTCCTGTCCGCAGAACGTCTGACGCCCGGAACGGTCGCCTTCATCGTCAACCGCGACGGCCTTCCGCTGATCCATTCGAACAGCGACCTGACGGCACGGCTGCTGGCGCAGGCCGAGACCGGCGGTGCCCCGCGCGCCAGCGGCGACCCGATCCTCGACGCCTTCGCGACGCTCGACAACGCAACCGACACGGCCCGACTGGTCAGGGCGGGCGGACAACAATTCGTGGTCATGGCCGCGCCGATGGGAACCCGCGCGATGCTGGCGGGCCATCGGATCGTCGTCGCCGCCCCGCTGCGTGAACTGACGGCCGAGGCCCGCCGGGCCGCCGCCGTGGGGCTGCTGGTCGCGGCGGCGGTCGTGCTGGCCGCGGTCATGGTCGCGCTGCTGGTGTCGCGGCTGATCACGCAATCGCTCGACCGGCTCACCGGCGGGGCCGAGCGGCTGCGCACACTCGACTTCGTGACGCCGATCGACGTGCAGTCGCGAATCCGCGAGATCGGGACACTCGGGCGCGCGATGAACGGCGCGCGCGACGCGATCAACTCCTTCGCGCTCTACGTGCCGCGCGAATTCGTGCGCAAGGGGCTGGAAACGGGCCACTTCACCGGGCGCGAGGCCGCGCGGCAAGAGGTTACGGCCCTCTTCACCGACATCTACGACTTCACCACCATCAGCGAGGCGCATCCCCCCGAACAGGTCGTCGCCATGCTGTCGGACTATTTCGACATCCTCGACGAAGCGGTGAAGGCGCATCACGGTTCCATCATCCAGTTCCTCGGCGACTCGATCTTTGCCATGTGGAACGCGCCGGTCCCCGATCCCGACCATGCCGAAAACGCCTGCCGCGCGGCGCTGCTGGCCCAGGAACGGCTGGCCGCGTTCAACGCGGCGCAATCCGCCCGCGGCCTGCCCGCGTTCCGCACCCGGTTCGGCATCCACTGCGGGCTGGCCGTGGTCGGCAGCGTCGGCGCGCGCGAACGGCTGCAATACACCGCCATGGGCGACACGATCAACGTCGCCTCGCGGCTGGAGGGCATGAACAAGACCTACGGAACCACCATCCTGGCCAGCTCCACGGTCGTCGAACGCTGCGGCGGGCGCATCGCCTTCCGCCCCCTCGGCACCGCCATGGCCAAGGGACGCCAGGTGTCTCTGGACATCCACGAGGTCACCGGCGCCGCGCCGCCACCGCAGACCCCCCCGGGCGGAGACCCGCAATGACCGCCGCGCGCCGGTGGCTGCGCTGGCCGTCCCTCACCGCGCCGGGCCTGCTGCTGGGTGCGCTGTTCTTCACCGCATCGCTGACCCCCAGCCTGGTCCCGCGCCCCACGGCCGTGCAGGGCGCGCTCTCGGGGCTCAGCCTTGCGGCGGGCTATGGCATCGGGCTGGTCCTGCGGCAGATATGGCAGGCGCTGCGGCTGCCCGTGCCGGCCGGCCGGCTGCGCCTGTGGCTGCTCTCGGCTGCGGGCCTGTTCTGCGCCGCCGTGGTGGCGATCGCCCTGTGGAAGGCCTCCGGCTGGCAGAACACGCTCCGGGCCCTGATGGACCTGCCGCCGGTCGACACCGGACGCCCCGCGACGGTGGCCGCCATCGCGCTGGCCGTCTTTGCGGCGGTCGTCCTGCTGGGCAACCTCGTGCTGGCCACCGGACGGGCGATGTCGGCCCGCCTCGGCCGCGTGCTGCCCGGGCCGCAGGCCGCGGTCATTGCCATCGTGCTCACGGCGGTCCTGTTCTGGAACATCGGCAACGGCGTCCTTGTCAGCGGCGCGATGCGCGCGATGGATGCCAGCTACCGCCAGTATGACGCGCTGTTCGAGGACGCCAGCCCCCGGCCCGTCGACCGGCTCAAGACCGGCGGCCCCGGATCGCTGCTGGAATGGGAGGGGCTGGGCCGCGCCGGGCGCGAGATGGTCGCCGCCGGACCCGACAGCGCCACCATCGCCGCGATCACCGGGCGCCCGGCGGTGGAGCCACTGCGCGTCTATGTCGGGCTGAACTCCGCGCCCGATCCGCAGGCCCGCGCCGCCCTCGCGCTGGCCGAGATGATCCGCATCGGTGCCTTCTCGCGCGGCACCGTGGTGATCACCACGCCCACCGGCACAGGCTGGATCGACCCGGAAAGCCAGGCCGCGCTGGAATACCTGACGGGCGGCGACGTGGCGACGGTGTCGGTCCAGTATTCCTATCTCGCCAGCTGGATCGCCCTGCTGGCCGATCCCGACTACGGGGTCGAGACCGCGCGGGCGGTCTTTTCCGCCGTCTACGGCCACTGGCGCGACCTGCCGCGCGACAGCCGGCCGCGCCTCTACCTGCACGGGCTCAGCCTCGGCGCGCTCAACACCGATCTCAGCCACGATCTGGTGCAGGTGATCTCCGATCCCTATGACGGTGCGCTGCTCTCGGGGCCGCCGTTCAACAGCCCCGGCTGGCTGGCCGCGACGCGGGCGCGCAACCCCGGCAGCCCCGCATGGCTGCCGACGTTCCGCGACGGTTCCGTGATCCGCTTCACCGCGCAGGAAAACCGGCTGGGCGATGCCGCCGCCCCCTGGGGCAGCTTCCGCATCGTCTATCTGCAATATGCCAGCGACGCCGTGGTGTTCTTCGATCCCGGCGCGATCTGGCGGCCACCCGCCTGGCTGGCCGGTCCGCGCGGTCCCGACGTGTCGCCCGATGTCGTCTGGATCCCGGTGGTGACCTTCCTGCAACTCGGCGTCGACATCATGATGGCGGTGCAGCCGCCGCTGGGGCATGGGCACCTCTATGCCTTCCCGCACTATGTCGATGCCTGGGCCGGTCTGCTCGACCCCCCGGGCTGGACCCCGGCCGCCCTTGCCGCGCTCAAGGATCGCGTGGCGCAGGCGCGATAGCCGTCCGCAGCGGGCAGGATCGCCGCCAAAATAAGATGCACGGCCACTGTGGACTTTCGGCATGGCCGATCTAGCCTCCAGGTTGAACAGAGCGATACCGGCCGCAATCGGGGGCCACCCCGCGGGCCTCGACAGCGGAGAAGATCATGTGCTTTGCCTGTGACGCCCGCGCCGCCGCGATTGCCGGTCTTGATCCATGCCTCTGCGGGTCGCCTGCAACCTTCGCCGCCTACAGGCGCCTGGAAACCGACCTTCGGCGGCGAGAGTTCATGGGCGGCGTCGCGGCCGTGCTGGGCATGTTCGCAGGCTTCGGCCTCGCCCCGCGCGAGGTCCGGGCACAGACGCCCGGGCGCCCTCTGCTGCTGACCAACCTGCGCCTGTTCGACGGCACCACCCGCGCCCTTCAGGAAGGCCGCGACATCCTGGTCGAGGGCGAACGCATCTCGGCGCTGCCGCCCGTCGGCCAGGGCCCGCAGGATGCGGAACGCATCGACTGCGGCGGGCGCAGCGTGATCCCCGGCCTGATCGACACCCACGCCCATGCCACGCTGGCGGGCGTGACCGAACTTGCCGCGCTGGCCGGTGACGTGGGCTTTGTC
Encoded here:
- the modB gene encoding molybdate ABC transporter permease subunit, with the translated sequence MTDWLSPEEWRAVALSLRVSFWATVVSLPLGLLVAYALARWNFWGKQVLNGIVHLPLILPPVVTGYLLLMTFGRRGTVGQYLDQWFGIVLAFRWTGAALAAGVMAFPLMVRAMRLAIEAVDPKLELAAGTLGASRPWVFATVTLPLILPGIVAGAILAFAKAMGEFGATITFVSNIPGQTQTLPSAIYAFLQVPGGEGNAARLVWIAIIIAMAALLLSEWVGRAVARRISGT
- the modA gene encoding molybdate ABC transporter substrate-binding protein codes for the protein MSHCVPLGAAIALSLAAPAVADEVVVFAAASMKTALDAVAADFQAATGHSVVISYGGSNALARQIIAGAPADIFVSAAVNWMDEVEKAGLVMDGTRRDMFGNTLVLVAHGKDATPVGIGPGFDLAGLLGDGKLSMAMVDAVPAGQYGKAALESLGIWGAVEPKVAQSENVRAALTLVSAGEAPFGIVYATDAVADDNVTVVATFPAGSHPPIVYPGALLTGAADAADRAFYEALMSDMGDARFAGQGFAILD
- a CDS encoding LysR family transcriptional regulator — protein: MLGPGKAELLERIRDTGSISAAGRQMEMSYKRAWMLVEEMNAAFREPLVSSSRGGPGGGGARLTVAGAEVLRLYHRVVAQAMAAAAAEIDTLEAMLRPAAKADIPAGK
- a CDS encoding adenylate/guanylate cyclase domain-containing protein translates to MPEPHPPEERAGWNSSLRVLLATTTVALILVVSTALVSLGFMRARDVAIADAETSMRVFSARLVARFEGAAEPTVAALGLITSVPNAFLSPPPARTADKSRMLRGIMDRAPYLEGVYAGYPDGSFFHVVNLRGQGWRAALAAPEAATFAIRSIQVTGGAPVESVTFHDASGATIGRTGPAEVDFDPRTRPWYQAAATVESAVTTGPYRMATTDRIGMTVARRHSAGTGVVIGADIILDTIVDFLSAERLTPGTVAFIVNRDGLPLIHSNSDLTARLLAQAETGGAPRASGDPILDAFATLDNATDTARLVRAGGQQFVVMAAPMGTRAMLAGHRIVVAAPLRELTAEARRAAAVGLLVAAAVVLAAVMVALLVSRLITQSLDRLTGGAERLRTLDFVTPIDVQSRIREIGTLGRAMNGARDAINSFALYVPREFVRKGLETGHFTGREAARQEVTALFTDIYDFTTISEAHPPEQVVAMLSDYFDILDEAVKAHHGSIIQFLGDSIFAMWNAPVPDPDHAENACRAALLAQERLAAFNAAQSARGLPAFRTRFGIHCGLAVVGSVGARERLQYTAMGDTINVASRLEGMNKTYGTTILASSTVVERCGGRIAFRPLGTAMAKGRQVSLDIHEVTGAAPPPQTPPGGDPQ
- a CDS encoding alpha/beta-hydrolase family protein → MTAARRWLRWPSLTAPGLLLGALFFTASLTPSLVPRPTAVQGALSGLSLAAGYGIGLVLRQIWQALRLPVPAGRLRLWLLSAAGLFCAAVVAIALWKASGWQNTLRALMDLPPVDTGRPATVAAIALAVFAAVVLLGNLVLATGRAMSARLGRVLPGPQAAVIAIVLTAVLFWNIGNGVLVSGAMRAMDASYRQYDALFEDASPRPVDRLKTGGPGSLLEWEGLGRAGREMVAAGPDSATIAAITGRPAVEPLRVYVGLNSAPDPQARAALALAEMIRIGAFSRGTVVITTPTGTGWIDPESQAALEYLTGGDVATVSVQYSYLASWIALLADPDYGVETARAVFSAVYGHWRDLPRDSRPRLYLHGLSLGALNTDLSHDLVQVISDPYDGALLSGPPFNSPGWLAATRARNPGSPAWLPTFRDGSVIRFTAQENRLGDAAAPWGSFRIVYLQYASDAVVFFDPGAIWRPPAWLAGPRGPDVSPDVVWIPVVTFLQLGVDIMMAVQPPLGHGHLYAFPHYVDAWAGLLDPPGWTPAALAALKDRVAQAR